Part of the Deltaproteobacteria bacterium genome, TTGACTGTGTCCTGGTTTTCAAACACGAAGGTGATGATATTTCCAACCGCAATCCGCCGGATCTTCTTTACCGCGATAATATGCTCGCGAAACTGGTCGCGGATATGCTCATACCGCTCGCGACCAACGATATCATTGATGGTGACTTTGTGCATAAATTTCTATTGCCTCCGTTGCTCTTCCGTCCCCGCACGCTGCCCAGAAACGACTCCGTGCGAGGGGAGGTTTACGTATTGAGCGTATCTAACCCTTTGGTAAAGCGCCCAGCGTGTGATCTCTCCGCCCGTGCCAGGGTCTCGAACCACTCAGCGATCTCTGCAAATCCCTCTTCTCGCGCCGTTCTCGCAAAGCCCGGGTACATCTCAGCGTACTCATAGGTCTCTCCAGCGACGGCTGCCTTCAAGTTCTTCACGGTATCCCCGATCGGTTCGCCAGTTGCTGGGTCGCCGACCTCTTTGAGGAAATCCATATGGCCAAAGGCGTGGCCAGTTTCAG contains:
- a CDS encoding rubrerythrin encodes the protein MAHALHGSKTHENLKHAFAGESQANRRYLYFARRADIEGYPDVGGLFRDTSEAETGHAFGHMDFLKEVGDPATGEPIGDTVKNLKAAVAGETYEYAEMYPGFARTAREEGFAEIAEWFETLARAERSHAGRFTKGLDTLNT